One Lemur catta isolate mLemCat1 chromosome 15, mLemCat1.pri, whole genome shotgun sequence genomic window carries:
- the CDK5R1 gene encoding LOW QUALITY PROTEIN: cyclin-dependent kinase 5 activator 1 (The sequence of the model RefSeq protein was modified relative to this genomic sequence to represent the inferred CDS: deleted 1 base in 1 codon), with amino-acid sequence MGTVLSLSPSYRKATLFEDGAATVGHYTAVQNSKNAKDKNLKRHSIISVLPWKRIVAVSAKKKNSKKVQPNSSYQNNITHLNNENLKKSLSCANLSTFAQPPPAQPPAPPASQLSGSQTGVSSVKKAPHPAVPSAGTPKRVIVQASTSELLRCLGEFLCRRCYRLKHLSPTDPVLWLRSVDRSLLLQGWQDQGFITPANVVFLYMLCRDVISSEVGSDHELQAVLLTCLYLSYSYMGNEISYPLKPFLVESCKEAFWDRCLSVINLMSSKMLQINADPHYFTQVFSDLKNESGQEDKKRLLLGLDR; translated from the exons ATGGGCACGGTGCTGTCGCTGTCCCCCAGCTACCGGAAGGCCACGCTGTTTGAGGATGGCGCGGCCACGGTGGGCCACTACACGGCCGTGCAGAACAGCAAGAACGCCAAGGACAAGAACCTGAAGCGGCACTCCATCATTTCCGTGCTGCCTTGGAAGAGGATCGTGGCCGTGTCGGCCAAGAAGAAGAACTCCAAGAAGGTGCAGCCCAACAGCAGCTACCAGAACAACATCACGCACCTCAACAATGAGAACCTGAAGAAGTCGCTGTCCTGCGCCAACCTGTCCACATTCGCTCAGCCTCCACCGGCGCAGCCGCCCGCACCCCCGGCCAGCCAGCTCTCTGGCTCCCAGACCGGGGTCTCCTCGGTCAAGAAGGCCCCGCACCCTGCCGTCCCCTCCGCAGGGACGCCCAAACGGGTCATCGTCCAGGCGTCCACCAGCGAGCTGCTGCGTTGCCTGGGCGAGTTTCTATGCCGCCGGTGCTAC CGCCTGAAGCACCTGTCCCCCACGGACCCCGTGCTCTGGCTGCGCAGTGTGGACCGCTCGTTGCTTCTGCAGGGCTGGCAGGACCAGGGCTTCATCACGCCGGCCAACGTGGTCTTCCTCTACATGCTCTGCAGGGATGTTATCTCCTCCGAGGTGGGCTCGGACCACGAGCTCCAGGCCGTCCTGCTCACCTGCCTGTACCTCTCCTACTCCTACATGGGCAACGAGATCTCTTACCCACTCAAGCCCTTCCTGGTGGAGAGCTGCAAAGAGGCCTTTTGGGACCGTTGCCTCTCTGTCATCAACCTCATGAGCTCCAAGATGCTGCAGATCAACGCCGACCCACACTACTTCACACAGGTGTTCTCTGACCTGAAGAATGAGAGTGGCCAGGAGGACAAGAAGCGGCTCCTTCTAGGGCTCGATCGGTGA